Proteins from a genomic interval of Lolium perenne isolate Kyuss_39 chromosome 1, Kyuss_2.0, whole genome shotgun sequence:
- the LOC127327775 gene encoding uncharacterized protein: MASLLVLLLLLFCRDGRAVEQGVARRDVTTPLATVPLPTNPAPATPLATAEPSLAHPVAAAGAGSWCVASPSAGAAALQVALDYACGQGADCSPIQPGGSCADPDTVRDHASYAFNSYYQKNPVQTSCDFAGAAILTSTDPSTTTCKYPSTGTGASVLNTTNPLTPTLGSPPGGYYNSPPGAGGFYNPPPLYGSMSPPDYGAGISAATTPRSKIRTTSLTCLLVAAACLNLYK; encoded by the exons ATGGCCTCTCTCCTTGTCCTGCTTCTGCTTCTCTTCTGCCGCGATG GGCGAGCAGTCGAGCAAGGCGTGGCGAGGCGGGACGTGACGACGCCGCTCGCGACCGTGCCGCTGCCGACGAACCCCGCGCCGGCGACGCCGCTTGCCACCGCCGAGCCGTCCCTGGCGCACCCGGTCGCCGCGGCCGGCGCCGGGAGCTGGTGCGTGGCGAGCCCGAGCGCGGGCGCGGCGGCACTGCAGGTGGCGCTGGACTACGCGTGCGGGCAGGGCGCGGACTGCTCGCCGATCCAGCCCGGCGGGAGCTGCGCCGACCCGGACACCGTCCGCGACCACGCCtcgtacgccttcaactcctactACCAGAAGAACCCCGTCCAGACTAGCTGCGACTTCGCCGGCGCCGCCATCCTCACCAGCACCGATCCTAGCACCACCACCTGCAAGTATCCGTCAACCGG CACGGGTGCATCGGTTCTGAACACGACGAATCCGCTGACGCCGACGCTCGGCTCTCCTCCCGGCGGCTACTACAACTCTCCACCTGGCGCTGGCGGCTTCTACAACCCCCCTCCTCTCTACGGGTCCATGTCGCCTCCGGACTACGGCGCCGGCATCAGCGCTGCCACGACACCACGCAGCAAGATCAGGACGACGTCGCTGACCTGCCTCCTCGTCGCGGCGGCGTGTCTCAACCTGTACAAGTAA